One Benincasa hispida cultivar B227 chromosome 5, ASM972705v1, whole genome shotgun sequence genomic window carries:
- the LOC120077349 gene encoding uncharacterized protein LOC120077349: protein MDDCIETLKVEDEKLSVEPRPQAKIFRGVVETKRFAKDMESRRSASFYPDNADVKLFVQDIKLRPSIKVYLDEIKTKLVKARKLQPSASFYLDDTKIKLLAKDIERQLSATFYRDDNKRKPTKDIEPQSNLSFYPDDSKIKFFVEDVEPRPNVSFYPDDDTKLKSFAEDIEPQPNVSFYPDDDTKTKLFVKDVEPRRTNISFHPNDGTKTKLFVKEVEPRPNVSFYPNDDTKTKFFVEDVEPRPNVSFYPDDDTKAKLFVEDVEPRPNISFYPDDDTKVKLFVEDVEPRPNASFYPDDDTKAKLFVEDVEPRPNISFYPDDDTKAKLFVEDVEPRPNVSFYPNYDTKVKFFVEDKESQPNVSLYPYNLKAKVFSAHSHHGEADIKVAQT from the coding sequence atggaTGACTGCATTGAAACTTTGAAGGTTGAAGATGAGAAGCTTTCTGTTGAGCCTCGACCACAAGCCAAAATTTTTCGTGGTGTTGTCGAAACTAAACGTTTTGCCAAAGATATGGAATCACGACGAAGTGCCTCATTTTATCCAGATAATGCCGATGTAAAACTTTTTGTCCAAGATATAAAATTGCGGCCAAGTATCAAAGTTTATCTTGATGAAATCAAAACAAAGCTCGTTAAAGCTAGAAAGCTTCAGCCAAGTGCCTCGTTTTATCTTGATGATACCAAAATCAAACTTTTAGCCAAAGATATAGAACGACAGCTAAGTGCAACTTTTTATCGTGATGACAACAAAAGAAAGCCTACTAAAGATATAGAACCACAATCAAATCTCTCATTTTATCCGGATGATAGCAAAATAAAGTTTTTTGTTGAAGATGTAGAACCACGACCGAATGTCTCATTTTATCCAGATGATGACACCAAACTGAAGTCTTTTGCTGAAGATATAGAACCACAACCAAATGTCTCATTTTATCCAGACGATGACACCAAAACAAAGCTTTTTGTTAAAGATGTAGAACCACGTCGGACGAATATCTCATTTCATCCCAATGATGGCACCAAAACAAAGCTTTTTGTTAAAGAAGTAGAACCACGACCCAATGTCTCATTTTATCCCAATGATGACACTAAAACAAAGTTTTTTGTTGAAGATGTAGAACCACGACCAAATGTCTCATTTTATCCCGATGATGACACCAAAGCAAAACTTTTTGTTGAAGATGTAGAGCCAAgaccaaatatttcattttatcctgATGATGATACCAAAGTAAAGCTTTTTGTTGAAGATGTAGAACCACGACCAAATGCCTCATTTTATCCCGATGATGACACCAAAGCAAAGCTCTTTGTTGAAGATGTAGAACCACGACCAAATATCTCATTTTATCCCGATGATGACACCAAAGCAAAGCTCTTTGTTGAAGATGTAGAGCCACGGCCAAATGTCTCATTTTATCCCAATTATGATACCAAAGTAAAGTTTTTTGTTGAAGATAAAGAATCACAACCAAATGTCTCACTTTATCCGTACAATCTCAAAGCCAAAGTGTTCTCTGCTCATTCTCACCATGGTGAAGCTGACATAAAAGTGGCACAAACTTAA
- the LOC120077350 gene encoding uncharacterized protein LOC120077350 → MKIKPTFGITLILSLLLVSSIESRYEPGGQWRNVIEDETFQVVTKEKEDCLEDKKIGNEESFIKDIEPRPSVTFYPDDAKVKLFTKDIEPRPSTTFYPTDVNAKLFTKDIEPRPSTTFYPNDVKINFFAKNIEPRPSVTFYPNDNKVTQFTKDIEPRPSTTFYPADVKARHFTKDIEPRPSTTFYPADVKVGLFTKDIEPRPSTTFYPDDVKIKLFAKNIEPRPGVTFYPNDNKVKQFTKDIEPRPSTTFYPTNVKAKPFTKDIEPRPSVTFYPDDVKIKLFANDIEPRPSVTFYPNDNKVKQFIKDNEPRPSTTIYLTDTKAKHFTKDIEVQQNFTSYPDDTNTNGEVDIQMAQT, encoded by the exons ATGAAGATCAAACCAACCTTTGGAATCACTCTCATTTTGTCTCTTTTG CTTGTCAGCAGCATAGAGTCGAGGTATGAACCAGGAGGGCAATGGAGAAATGTGATTGAAGATGAGACATTTCAAGTAGTaactaaagaaaaagaagattgcCTTGAAGACAAAAAGATTGGAAATGAAGAGTCTTTTATCAAGGATATAGAACCACGACCAAGTGTCACGTTTTATCCAGATGATGCCAAAGTCAAACTTTTTACCAAAGACATTGAACCACGACCAAGTACCACGTTTTATCCCACTGATGTCAATGCCAAACTTTTTACCAAAGATATTGAACCACGACCAAGTACCACGTTTTATCCAAATGAtgtcaaaatcaatttttttgcCAAAAATATTGAACCACGACCCAGTGTCACATTCTACCCTAATGACAACAAAGTCACACAATTTACCAAAGACATTGAACCACGACCAAGTACCACATTTTATCCCGCTGATGTCAAAGCCAGACATTTTACCAAAGATATTGAACCACGACCAAGTACCACATTTTATCCCGCTGATGTTAAAGTCGGACTTTTTACCAAAGATATTGAACCACGACCAAGTACCACATTTTATCCAGATGAtgtcaaaattaaactttttgcCAAGAATATTGAACCACGACCTGGTGTCACATTCTACCCTAATGACAACAAGGTCAAACAATTTACCAAAGATATTGAACCACGACCAAGTACTACATTTTATCCTACTAATGTCAAAGCCAAACCTTTTACCAAAGATATTGAACCACGACCAAGTGTCACGTTTTATCCCGATGATGTCAAAATCAAACTTTTTGCCAATGATATTGAACCACGACCCAGTGTCACATTCTACCCTAATGACAACAAAGTCAAACAATTTATCAAAGACAATGAACCACGACCAAGTACCACAATTTATCTCACTGATACCAAAGCCAAACATTTTACCAAAGATATTGAAGTACAGCAAAATTTCACATCTTACCCAGATGATACCAACACAAATGGCGAAGTTGACATACAGATGGCACAAACTTAA